A part of Dryobates pubescens isolate bDryPub1 chromosome 3, bDryPub1.pri, whole genome shotgun sequence genomic DNA contains:
- the SCARA3 gene encoding scavenger receptor class A member 3 has protein sequence MRADEPAGGEEEEMPTFSYRPSGRARTSCSQCQKNISLQTAVKVLYIISILLIVAVTVLAALVFKKVDSISNNISSSQTYYEKKITSIQEDLQGLDEKTSGNCSLCHETGQLGQEITKLQGELEEIQKMLLVQEILLDRTSQTHNQLSSTSNEITSEVDSCSSSVQQVNKSLGQFLAQVGGWQAVTSRLDSSLKGLARERYDVRAAVQQMNFTLGQTSDWIQATQRKTEEETLTLQKLVSEWQNYTRLFGGLRATSSKTGELLRSIQGSVGAAARQVSQNSESMHDLVLQVMGLQLQLDNVSSFLDDHQENLNDLRYHSGHAENRTAERFQSLEGRMSSHEVEIGTIFANINATDSHVHSMLRYLDDVRLSCTLGFHAHAEELYYLNRSLGSLQGTTELLRERYSLLSARLDFDLRNLSVVMEEMKAVDVRHGKMLQNITVLRGVPGLPGPRGIKGDVGVKGPPGTEGEKGDTGSLGSPGPQGPPGPPGHPGPQGERGPLGLKGFPGLKGAKGSFGQSGSRGQGGPKGDSGPPGPAGGPGPLGPPGPQGKPGLPGTPGAVGQAGPMGPKGDPGLRGPPGLPGPPGPPGQ, from the exons ATGAGAG CAGACgagccagcaggaggagaagaggaggagatgcCGACCTTCAGCTACCGACCAAGTG GCAGGGCACGgaccagctgcagccagtgccagaaGAACATCTCTCTCCAGACAGCTGTTAAAGTCCTCTACATCATCTCCATCCTCCTCATCGTGGCTGTGACCGTGCTGGCTGCCTTGG TATTCAAGAAGGTTGACTCCATCTCCAACAACATCAGCTCATCCCAAACCTATTATGAGAAGAAGATCACATCCATCCAGGAGGACCTTCAAGGGTTGG ATGAGAAGACCTCGGGGAACTGCTCCCTGTGCCATGAGACGGGACAGCTGGGCCAGGAGATCACCAAGCTGCAGGGCGAGCTGGAGGAGATCCAGAAGATGCTTTTGGTCCAAGAAATCCTGCTCGACCGGACCTCCCAGACCCACAACCAgctctcatccaccagcaacgAGATCACCAGCGAGGTggacagctgctcctcctccgtccagcaggtcaacaaaAGCTTGGGGCAGTTCTTGGCCCAGGTCGGGGGCTGGCAGGCGGTCACCTCCCGGCTGGACAGCTCCCTCAAGGGCTTGGCCCGGGAGCGCTACGACGTGCGAGCGGCCGTGCAGCAGATGAACTTCACCCTGGGGCAGACCTCTGACTGGATCCAGGCCACCCAGAGGAAGACGGAGGAGGAGACGCTGACGCTGCAGAAGCTGGTGAGCGAGTGGCAGAACTACACCCGGCTCTTCGGCGGGCTGAGGGCCACCTCCTCCAAGACCGgcgagctgctgaggagcatccAAGGCAGCGTGGGGGCGGCGGCCCGGCAGGTCAGCCAGAACTCGGAGAGCATGCACGACCTGGTGCTGCAGGtgatggggctgcagctgcagctggacaaCGTCTCCTCCTTCCTGGACGACCACCAGGAGAACTTGAACGACCTGCGCTACCACAGCGGGCACGCGGAGAACCGCACGGCCGAGCGCTTCCAGAGCCTGGAGGGCCGCATGAGCTCCCACGAGGTGGAGATCGGCACCATCTTCGCCAACATCAACGCCACCGACAGCCACGTCCACAGCATGCTGCGCTACCTGGACGACGTGCGGCTCTCCTGCACCCTGGGCTTCCATGCCCACGCCGAGGAGCTCTACTACCTGAACCGCTCCCtgggctccctgcagggcaccaCGGAGCTGCTGCGGGAGCGTTACAGCCTGCTCAGCGCCCGCCTGGACTTCGACCTCCGCAACCTCTCCGTGGTCATGGAGGAGATGAAGGCGGTGGACGTCCGGCACGGGAAGATGCTGCAGAACATCACTGTTTTGCGAG gTGTTCCAGGCCTCCCAGGCCCCCGTGGCATCAAGGGCGATGTGGGCGTCAAGGGCCCCCCAGGAACCGAAGGAGAGAAGGGTgacacaggcagcctgggctcaccAGGACCCCAAGGACCACCGGGCCCCCCGGGACACCCCGGACCTCAGGGTGAAAGGGGACCCCTGGGCTTGAAAGGTTTCCCTGGCCTCAAGGGTGCCAAGGGCAGCTTTGGGCAGTCTGGCTCCCGGGGACAGGGAGGACCCAAGGGAGACTCCGGTCCCCCAGGACCAGCAGGGGGGCCAGGGCCATTGGGACCCCCTGGCCCACAGGGCAAGCCAGGACTCCCTGggacccctggggctgtggggcaggctggcccCATGGGGCCCAAGGGAGACCCCGGATTACGAGGCCCCCCAGGGCTACCGGGTCCCCCTGGCCCCCCAGGACAGTAA